A window from Streptomyces sp. NBC_00299 encodes these proteins:
- a CDS encoding flotillin family protein: protein MVAMIVGIGVLVAVCLLVVLVVARLFRKVEQGKALIVSKMRKVDVTFTGQVVLPVLHKAEVMDISVKTIEITRAGKEGLICRDNIRADIRISFFVKVNKTVEDVIKVAQAVGTARASDRNTLQELFHAKFSEALKTVGKQLDFTDLYTKREELRYRIIEVIGVDLNGYHLEDAAIDYLEQTPLTQLDPANVLDAQGIRKITELTAVEHVRTNEAQRTEEKEITRQNVDAREAILELERRQADAEIKQRREIDTVRAREEAETARVVEEERLRAQSAFLKTEEQLGVQRENQAREVAVAQKNRERVIAIENERIEKDRLLEVIARDRETQLTRIAADKEVEGEKREIAEVVRERVAVDRTVAEQEEAIKKLRAVEEAERGRQAVIIAAEAEAQEQLVKDIKAAEAAEQAAVHRAAEELTLAEARLKSADLDAQAKLRLAEGIQAESAAEGLAAVQVRDKEAEVIEKAGRAEAEATQARLRAEADGARAKALAEAEGISGKLKAEAAGLTEKAAAMAALDDASRGHEEYRLRLEAEKDIRLAGLDVQRQVAEAQATVLATGLENADINIVGGDSVFLDRLVSSIALGKGVDGFIQHSDTAQALAKPWLDGTSSFTNDISRVLGSVSTADVQNLTVSALLMKLMNNGGANAGQFQQLLDKAGELGLADTSLAALNGSVRA from the coding sequence ATGGTTGCCATGATCGTGGGCATCGGCGTGCTCGTCGCCGTCTGCCTGCTCGTCGTACTCGTCGTCGCCCGCTTGTTCCGCAAGGTCGAGCAGGGCAAGGCGCTGATCGTCTCCAAGATGCGCAAGGTCGACGTGACCTTCACCGGACAGGTCGTGCTGCCGGTGCTGCACAAAGCCGAGGTGATGGACATCTCGGTGAAGACCATAGAGATCACGCGGGCCGGCAAGGAGGGCCTGATCTGCCGGGACAACATCCGCGCGGACATCCGGATCTCGTTCTTCGTCAAGGTCAACAAGACCGTCGAGGACGTCATCAAGGTCGCCCAGGCCGTCGGTACGGCGCGGGCGAGTGACCGGAACACGCTGCAGGAGCTGTTCCACGCGAAGTTCTCCGAGGCGCTGAAGACGGTCGGCAAGCAGCTGGACTTCACCGACCTGTACACCAAGCGCGAGGAGCTGCGGTACCGGATCATCGAGGTCATCGGCGTCGACCTCAACGGTTACCACCTGGAGGACGCGGCGATCGACTATCTGGAGCAGACGCCGCTGACCCAGCTCGACCCGGCCAACGTCCTTGACGCCCAGGGCATCCGGAAGATCACCGAGCTGACGGCCGTGGAGCACGTGCGCACCAACGAGGCCCAGCGCACCGAGGAGAAGGAGATCACCCGGCAGAACGTCGACGCCCGCGAGGCGATCCTGGAGCTGGAGCGCCGTCAGGCCGACGCCGAGATCAAGCAGCGTCGGGAGATCGACACCGTACGGGCCCGGGAAGAGGCCGAGACCGCGCGGGTGGTCGAGGAGGAGCGGCTGCGGGCGCAGTCCGCGTTCCTGAAGACCGAGGAACAACTCGGGGTGCAGCGCGAGAACCAGGCCCGCGAGGTCGCCGTCGCGCAGAAGAACCGCGAGCGGGTCATCGCCATCGAGAACGAGCGCATCGAGAAGGACCGCCTCCTCGAAGTCATCGCCCGCGACCGGGAGACCCAGCTGACCCGGATCGCCGCCGACAAGGAGGTCGAAGGGGAGAAGCGGGAGATCGCCGAGGTCGTCCGCGAGCGGGTGGCCGTGGACCGTACGGTCGCCGAGCAGGAGGAGGCCATCAAGAAGCTGCGCGCCGTGGAGGAGGCCGAACGCGGCCGGCAGGCCGTGATCATCGCGGCCGAGGCCGAGGCGCAGGAGCAGCTGGTCAAGGACATCAAGGCCGCGGAGGCCGCAGAGCAGGCCGCCGTGCACCGCGCCGCCGAGGAACTCACCCTGGCCGAGGCCCGGTTGAAGAGCGCCGACCTCGACGCCCAGGCCAAGCTGCGGCTCGCCGAGGGCATCCAGGCCGAGTCCGCCGCCGAGGGCCTGGCCGCCGTCCAGGTCCGCGACAAGGAGGCCGAGGTCATCGAGAAGGCCGGCCGTGCGGAGGCCGAGGCGACTCAGGCCCGGCTGCGTGCCGAAGCCGACGGCGCGCGGGCCAAGGCGCTGGCAGAGGCGGAGGGCATCAGCGGGAAGCTGAAGGCCGAGGCGGCCGGCCTGACCGAGAAGGCGGCCGCGATGGCGGCCCTGGACGACGCCTCCCGCGGTCACGAGGAGTACCGGCTGCGTCTGGAGGCCGAGAAGGACATCCGGCTCGCCGGGCTGGACGTGCAGCGGCAGGTCGCCGAGGCGCAGGCCACGGTGCTCGCCACCGGGCTGGAGAACGCCGACATCAACATCGTCGGCGGCGACTCGGTCTTCCTCGACCGGCTGGTGTCCTCGATCGCCCTCGGCAAGGGCGTCGACGGATTCATCCAGCACTCCGACACCGCCCAGGCGCTGGCGAAGCCCTGGCTCGACGGCACGTCGAGCTTCACCAACGACATCAGCCGCGTCCTCGGCTCGGTCTCCACGGCCGACGTGCAGAACCTGACCGTCTCCGCCCTGCTGATGAAGCTCATGAACAACGGCGGCGCGAACGCCGGACAGTTCCAGCAGCTCCTGGACAAGGCAGGCGAGCTGGGCCTCGCCGACACGTCACTGGCCGCGCTCAACGGCAGCGTCAGGGCCTGA
- a CDS encoding Fpg/Nei family DNA glycosylase — protein sequence MPEGDTVWQTAKRLHTALAGEMLTVSDFRVPRYATVDLTGRTVLDVTPRGKHLLTRIEGGLTVHTHLGMEGSWKVFADQERWTGGPAHQIRVVLAAADARPGRTAVGYRLPVLDLLRTTEEHRAVGHLGPDLLGPDWAPDRALANLLADPARPLGEALLDQRNLAGIGNVYKSELCFLLRVTPWLPVGALPVEHAAQLPVLAKKLLEANRDRPIRSTTGRRGQDLFVYGRAKRPCLRCGTAIRAADQGDGSRERPTYWCPNCQAGPAPSATASRRAPRTARGPRSPERGSTPPRTTN from the coding sequence ATGCCCGAAGGAGACACGGTCTGGCAGACAGCGAAGCGGCTGCACACGGCCCTCGCGGGCGAGATGCTGACCGTCAGCGACTTCCGGGTACCGAGGTACGCCACGGTCGACCTCACGGGCCGCACCGTCCTGGACGTCACGCCGCGAGGCAAACACCTCCTCACCCGCATCGAGGGCGGCCTGACGGTCCACACGCACCTCGGGATGGAAGGTTCCTGGAAGGTGTTCGCCGACCAGGAGCGCTGGACGGGCGGCCCCGCCCACCAGATCCGTGTGGTCCTCGCCGCCGCCGACGCCCGCCCCGGCCGCACAGCCGTCGGGTACCGCCTCCCCGTCCTCGACCTCCTGCGCACCACCGAGGAACACCGCGCAGTGGGCCACCTCGGCCCCGACCTCCTGGGCCCGGACTGGGCACCTGACCGCGCCCTCGCCAACCTCCTGGCCGACCCCGCCCGCCCGCTCGGCGAGGCCCTGCTGGACCAGCGCAACCTCGCCGGCATCGGCAATGTCTACAAGAGCGAGCTCTGCTTCCTGCTCCGAGTCACCCCCTGGCTCCCCGTCGGCGCACTCCCGGTCGAGCACGCAGCGCAACTGCCCGTACTCGCCAAGAAACTCCTGGAAGCCAACCGCGACCGCCCGATCCGCAGTACGACGGGCCGCCGCGGCCAGGACCTCTTCGTGTACGGCCGTGCGAAGCGTCCCTGTCTGCGCTGCGGCACCGCCATCCGCGCGGCCGACCAGGGCGACGGTTCCCGCGAGCGCCCCACCTACTGGTGCCCGAACTGCCAGGCGGGCCCGGCCCCGAGCGCAACCGCTTCGCGCAGGGCTCCACGCACCGCCCGAGGGCCCCGCTCGCCGGAGCGGGGCAGCACTCCACCTCGTACCACTAATTGA
- a CDS encoding ATP-dependent helicase yields the protein MVSNPHQALAGFSPATRGWFTGAFSAPTAAQAGAWQAIHEGSDVLVVAPTGSGKTLAAFLAALDQLAATPPPADPKKRCRVLYVSPLKALAVDVERNLRSPLTGIRQESVRLGLPEPEVKVGIRSGDTPAAERRALSTRPPDILITTPESLFLMLTSATRDALTGIETVILDEVHAVAGTKRGAHLALTLERLDELLPKPARRIGLSATVRPVEEIARYLSPRRKVEIVQPKSGKEFDLSVVVPVEDLGELGGSPVAEGSEGAERPSIWPHVEERITDLVQAHRSTIVFANSRRLAERLCNRLNEIAYERATGEPLDEHHAPAELMGGSGAAQGAPPVIARAHHGSVSKEQRALVEEDLKAGRLPAVVATSSLELGIDMGAVDLVVQVESPPSVASGLQRVGRAGHQVGAVSTGVVFPKYRGDLVQAAVVTERMRTGSIESLKVPANPLDVLAQQLVAMTAMDTWQVDDLLTMVRRAAPFASLPESAFTAVLDMLAGRYPSDAFAELRPRVVWDRVAGTITGRPGAQRLAVTSGGTIPDRGLFGVFLAGADPKKGGGRVGELDEEMVYESRVGDVFTLGTSSWRIEDITRDRVLVSPAPGVPGRLPFWKGDQLGRPLELGRAVGAFLREVGSLPKEDARLRLLTAGLDAWAADNVLSYLDEQREACGHIPDDRTIVVERFRDELGDWRVVVHSPFGAQVHAPWALALGAKLSERYGMDAQVMHADDGIVLRLPDADLMGLDLLDQEPRKAGTEYDADQAPVGAADVVFDKGDVDQIVTDQVGGSALFASRFRECAARALLLPRRNPGKRTPLWQQRQRAAQLLQVAGEFGSFPIVLEAVRECLQDVFDVPGLTELMGDLEARKVRLVEVTTPEPSPFARSLLFGYVAQFLYEGDSPLAERRAAALSLDSRLLAELLGQAELRELLDAEVLTELEQELQWLTEDRRVKDVEGVADVLRLLGPLTDAELVERGAEPQWAQELAGARRAIKVRIAGTDHWAAIEDSGRLRDALGTALPVGVPEAFTEPVKDPLGDLLARYARTHGPFTSATAAARFGLGAAITDGALQRLAASGRVVQGEFHPAGIGQEWCDATVLRRLRRRSLAALRHELEPVPPAALAQFLPQWQHIGKGHGLRGIDGLVRAIEQLQGASVPASALEKLVLPSRVANYTPAMLDELTAAGEVVWAGAGSLPGKDGWVSLYMADAAPLLLAQPHPLELTALHQSVLDALSGGYGLFFRQITDQVRATTHPDVTDPQLADVLWELAWSGRLTNDTLAPMRSLLGSGRTAGSTAHRAKRTVPRGRYGSLTSSARPPSRTGPPTAAGRWSLLPAHEPDPTVRAHALARALLDRHGVVTRGAVAAEGVEGGFSAMYRILSAFEESGQARRGYVVEGLGAAQFAMDGAVDRLRAVANARERGEALPGPSTPDSDGAPIGYGGPDTHGPLDGFGTPGADQGNTPAWDNAAWDNPDGTPAYDIPDLDHDFLDAHLGPGDYVSPRDLASPGDRRTPQGPAWRNGGPRFGPGPGPGPGRPGSGARHSRPAADTRAVVLAAADPANAYGAALAWPEPPTGAGHKPGRKAGSLVVLVDGELTLYMERGGKTLLAWPSAPDTEPTDDPRLHTAAEALAAAARAGSLGTVTVERVNGAAALTSPIGTLLEGAGFIATPRGLRLRA from the coding sequence ATGGTCAGCAACCCGCACCAAGCCCTAGCCGGCTTCTCCCCCGCCACCCGAGGCTGGTTCACGGGCGCATTCTCCGCGCCCACCGCAGCCCAGGCAGGCGCGTGGCAGGCCATCCACGAGGGCTCGGACGTGCTGGTCGTAGCCCCCACCGGCTCCGGCAAAACCCTGGCCGCCTTCCTCGCCGCCCTGGACCAGCTGGCCGCCACACCCCCACCGGCAGACCCCAAGAAGCGCTGCCGAGTCCTCTACGTCTCCCCCCTCAAGGCCCTGGCGGTCGACGTCGAGCGCAACCTCCGCAGCCCCCTGACCGGCATCCGCCAGGAATCCGTACGCCTGGGCCTCCCCGAGCCCGAGGTAAAGGTCGGCATCCGCTCCGGCGACACTCCCGCCGCAGAGCGCCGAGCCCTGTCGACCCGCCCCCCGGACATCCTCATCACGACCCCCGAGTCCCTCTTCCTGATGCTGACGTCAGCGACACGCGACGCCCTGACCGGCATCGAGACGGTGATCCTGGACGAGGTCCATGCGGTGGCGGGCACCAAGCGCGGCGCCCACCTGGCGCTCACCCTGGAGCGCCTGGACGAGCTGCTCCCGAAGCCGGCCCGCCGCATCGGCCTCTCCGCGACCGTCCGCCCGGTCGAAGAGATCGCCCGCTACCTCTCCCCCCGCCGCAAGGTGGAGATCGTCCAGCCGAAGTCGGGCAAGGAGTTCGACCTCTCGGTCGTGGTCCCCGTCGAGGACCTCGGCGAGCTGGGCGGCTCCCCGGTCGCCGAGGGCTCCGAAGGCGCGGAACGCCCCTCGATCTGGCCCCACGTGGAGGAGCGGATCACCGACCTGGTCCAGGCGCACCGCTCCACCATCGTCTTCGCCAACTCCCGCCGCCTGGCGGAGCGCCTGTGCAACCGCCTCAACGAGATCGCCTACGAGCGGGCCACCGGCGAACCCCTGGACGAGCACCACGCCCCGGCCGAGCTCATGGGCGGCTCGGGCGCAGCCCAGGGCGCGCCCCCGGTCATCGCCCGTGCCCACCACGGCTCGGTCTCCAAGGAGCAGCGCGCCCTGGTCGAGGAGGACCTCAAAGCAGGCCGCCTTCCCGCCGTCGTGGCCACTTCCAGCCTCGAACTGGGCATCGACATGGGCGCCGTCGACCTCGTCGTCCAGGTCGAGTCACCGCCCTCCGTGGCCTCAGGCCTCCAGCGCGTGGGCCGCGCAGGTCACCAGGTGGGCGCCGTCTCCACCGGCGTGGTCTTCCCGAAGTACCGCGGCGACCTCGTCCAGGCAGCCGTGGTCACCGAGAGGATGCGCACCGGGTCCATCGAGTCCCTGAAGGTCCCGGCCAATCCCCTGGATGTCCTCGCCCAGCAACTCGTCGCCATGACGGCGATGGACACCTGGCAGGTCGACGACCTCCTCACCATGGTCCGCCGAGCCGCCCCCTTCGCGTCGCTCCCCGAATCCGCGTTCACCGCGGTCCTCGACATGCTCGCCGGCCGCTACCCGTCGGACGCGTTCGCCGAGCTCCGCCCGCGCGTGGTCTGGGACCGGGTCGCCGGCACGATCACCGGCCGCCCTGGCGCACAGCGCCTGGCCGTCACCTCCGGAGGCACCATCCCGGACCGCGGCCTGTTCGGTGTCTTCCTCGCCGGGGCGGACCCCAAGAAGGGCGGTGGCCGGGTCGGCGAGCTCGACGAGGAGATGGTCTACGAGTCCCGCGTCGGGGACGTCTTCACGCTCGGCACCAGTTCCTGGCGCATCGAGGACATCACCCGCGACCGCGTCCTGGTCTCCCCCGCACCGGGCGTACCGGGCCGCCTCCCCTTCTGGAAGGGCGACCAGCTGGGCCGCCCCCTCGAACTGGGCCGTGCGGTGGGCGCGTTCCTGCGCGAGGTCGGCTCGCTGCCCAAGGAGGACGCCCGCCTGCGCCTCCTCACGGCAGGCCTGGACGCCTGGGCGGCCGACAACGTCCTGTCCTACCTGGACGAGCAGCGCGAGGCCTGCGGCCACATCCCGGACGACCGCACGATCGTCGTCGAACGCTTCCGTGACGAACTCGGCGACTGGCGCGTCGTCGTGCACTCCCCCTTCGGCGCCCAGGTCCACGCCCCCTGGGCACTCGCCCTGGGCGCGAAGCTCTCCGAGCGGTACGGCATGGACGCGCAGGTCATGCACGCCGACGACGGCATCGTGCTGCGCCTGCCCGACGCCGACCTCATGGGCCTGGACCTGCTCGACCAGGAGCCGCGAAAGGCAGGCACGGAGTACGACGCCGACCAGGCGCCCGTCGGCGCGGCGGACGTCGTCTTCGACAAGGGCGACGTCGACCAGATCGTCACCGACCAGGTAGGCGGCTCGGCCCTGTTCGCGTCCCGCTTCCGCGAGTGCGCCGCCCGCGCGCTGCTGCTGCCGCGCCGCAACCCCGGCAAGCGCACCCCGCTGTGGCAACAGCGCCAGCGCGCCGCCCAACTGCTTCAGGTCGCCGGCGAGTTCGGCTCGTTCCCGATCGTGCTGGAGGCGGTCCGCGAATGCCTCCAGGACGTCTTCGACGTTCCCGGCCTGACCGAGCTGATGGGCGACCTCGAGGCCCGCAAGGTACGCCTCGTCGAGGTCACCACCCCCGAGCCGTCCCCGTTCGCGCGCTCCCTCCTCTTCGGGTATGTCGCCCAGTTCCTGTACGAGGGAGACTCCCCGCTCGCCGAGCGCCGCGCCGCCGCCCTGTCGCTGGACTCGCGTCTGCTGGCCGAGCTGCTGGGCCAGGCGGAGCTGCGGGAACTGCTCGACGCCGAGGTGCTGACCGAGCTGGAGCAAGAGCTCCAGTGGCTCACCGAGGACCGCCGCGTCAAGGACGTCGAAGGCGTCGCGGACGTCCTTCGCCTCCTCGGCCCGCTCACGGACGCCGAGCTGGTCGAGCGCGGCGCCGAGCCGCAGTGGGCCCAGGAGTTGGCCGGCGCCCGCCGCGCCATCAAGGTCCGCATCGCCGGCACGGACCACTGGGCGGCGATCGAGGACTCGGGCCGCCTGCGCGACGCGCTCGGCACGGCACTGCCGGTCGGCGTCCCCGAGGCCTTCACCGAACCGGTCAAGGACCCGCTCGGCGACCTCCTCGCGCGCTATGCCCGCACCCACGGCCCGTTCACGTCGGCCACAGCGGCGGCCCGCTTCGGCCTGGGCGCCGCGATCACCGACGGCGCCCTCCAGCGGCTGGCGGCGAGCGGACGGGTCGTACAAGGCGAGTTCCACCCGGCCGGCATCGGCCAGGAGTGGTGCGACGCCACGGTCCTGCGTCGCCTGCGCCGCCGCTCCCTCGCTGCCCTGCGTCATGAGCTGGAGCCGGTGCCACCGGCCGCGCTCGCGCAGTTCCTGCCGCAGTGGCAGCACATCGGCAAGGGCCATGGGCTGCGCGGCATCGATGGACTGGTCCGCGCCATCGAGCAGTTGCAGGGCGCGTCCGTGCCCGCGTCCGCCCTGGAGAAACTCGTCCTGCCGTCCCGCGTCGCGAACTACACCCCCGCGATGCTCGACGAACTCACCGCCGCCGGCGAGGTCGTCTGGGCCGGAGCGGGCTCACTGCCCGGCAAGGACGGGTGGGTGTCCCTCTACATGGCGGACGCGGCCCCCCTGCTCCTGGCGCAGCCCCACCCCCTGGAGCTGACGGCACTGCACCAGTCCGTCCTGGACGCCCTGTCCGGCGGCTACGGCCTGTTCTTCCGCCAGATCACCGACCAGGTCCGCGCCACCACGCACCCCGACGTCACCGACCCCCAACTCGCCGACGTCCTCTGGGAGCTGGCCTGGTCCGGCCGCCTCACGAACGACACGCTCGCACCCATGCGCTCCCTGCTGGGCTCGGGCCGCACCGCGGGCTCCACGGCCCACCGCGCCAAGCGCACCGTCCCACGCGGGCGCTACGGCTCGCTCACGTCCTCCGCCCGCCCCCCGTCCCGCACCGGCCCCCCAACCGCCGCCGGCCGCTGGTCCCTGCTCCCGGCCCACGAGCCGGACCCCACAGTGCGGGCCCATGCCCTGGCCCGCGCGCTCCTCGACCGGCACGGCGTGGTGACCCGGGGAGCGGTCGCCGCCGAGGGCGTCGAGGGCGGCTTCTCGGCGATGTACCGCATCCTGTCCGCCTTCGAGGAGAGCGGACAGGCGCGTCGCGGCTATGTGGTCGAGGGACTCGGCGCCGCGCAGTTCGCCATGGACGGCGCGGTGGACCGCCTGCGCGCCGTCGCCAACGCCCGCGAACGCGGCGAAGCCCTGCCCGGCCCCAGCACTCCCGACAGCGACGGCGCCCCCATCGGCTACGGCGGACCTGACACGCACGGCCCCCTCGACGGCTTCGGCACTCCCGGCGCCGACCAGGGCAACACCCCAGCGTGGGACAACGCCGCGTGGGACAACCCCGACGGCACGCCCGCGTACGACATCCCCGACCTCGACCACGACTTCCTGGACGCCCACCTCGGTCCGGGCGACTACGTCTCGCCCCGCGATCTCGCCTCCCCGGGCGACCGACGCACCCCACAGGGCCCCGCGTGGCGCAACGGCGGCCCCCGATTCGGCCCAGGCCCCGGCCCCGGCCCCGGCCGCCCAGGCTCCGGTGCCCGCCACTCCCGCCCCGCCGCCGACACCCGGGCCGTCGTCCTCGCCGCCGCCGACCCGGCCAACGCGTACGGCGCCGCCCTCGCCTGGCCCGAGCCCCCGACCGGCGCCGGACACAAGCCGGGCCGCAAGGCGGGCTCCCTCGTCGTACTCGTCGACGGCGAGCTGACCCTCTACATGGAGCGCGGCGGCAAGACCCTGCTGGCCTGGCCCTCGGCCCCGGACACCGAGCCCACCGACGACCCCCGCCTGCACACGGCAGCAGAGGCCCTCGCCGCAGCCGCCCGCGCGGGCTCCCTCGGCACCGTCACGGTGGAGCGCGTGAACGGCGCCGCGGCCCTGACGTCCCCCATAGGCACTCTCCTGGAAGGCGCGGGCTTCATCGCAACACCCCGAGGCCTACGCCTACGCGCCTGA
- a CDS encoding TerD family protein encodes MSSDNQGVRKAEVRLKWDPSPWDQPPHHLDIIAATYSADAPYGRPVYVVHFDSRSPDGTINMSRHSQTGQGFGYVEVMTLELDRLASSFARVVVGVAIHQNSGPKTFGDISNAGVLVVEEYKELLTDEFAQVAGFAAATVAEFARDAAGAWEFHEMIRGFDSDPTVFAAEMGSAP; translated from the coding sequence GTGAGCAGCGACAACCAGGGAGTGAGGAAGGCCGAGGTGCGGCTCAAGTGGGACCCGAGTCCCTGGGATCAGCCACCTCATCATCTCGACATCATCGCCGCCACTTACTCGGCGGACGCCCCCTACGGGCGACCGGTGTACGTCGTCCACTTCGACAGCCGCTCACCGGACGGCACCATCAACATGAGCCGGCACAGCCAGACCGGTCAGGGCTTCGGCTATGTCGAAGTGATGACGCTGGAGCTTGATCGCCTCGCCTCTTCCTTCGCACGGGTGGTTGTGGGCGTGGCCATCCACCAGAACAGCGGCCCCAAGACCTTCGGTGACATATCGAATGCCGGTGTGCTGGTGGTCGAGGAGTACAAGGAGCTGCTGACGGACGAGTTCGCGCAGGTCGCCGGATTCGCCGCCGCGACCGTCGCGGAGTTCGCCCGGGATGCCGCCGGAGCGTGGGAGTTTCACGAGATGATCCGGGGGTTCGACAGCGACCCCACGGTCTTCGCTGCAGAGATGGGCAGCGCCCCATAG
- a CDS encoding AzlC family ABC transporter permease, with the protein MSEQKALEDLRVDGGKPDRVVVRDALGVGVAVGLSGFAFGVTSAGGGLTLLQTCALSLLVFTGASQFALVGALAAGGGPWTAAAGAFFLGVRNAFYGLRLSQLLSLTRAVRPFAAQWVIDETAAVALAQPTRRSARIGFVVTGLSLYVLWNLTTLLGALGAEAMGDTDAWGLDAAGPAVFLALLAPMLKSATERAVAGLAVVLGLGLLPVLPAGVPVLVAALAAPVVVWAQGRRRGDVREGEL; encoded by the coding sequence GTGTCAGAACAGAAAGCTCTTGAAGACCTCCGTGTCGACGGAGGCAAGCCCGACAGGGTTGTTGTACGGGACGCCCTGGGCGTCGGAGTCGCCGTTGGGTTGTCCGGGTTCGCCTTTGGGGTGACGTCGGCCGGTGGTGGGCTCACGCTCTTGCAGACCTGTGCGCTCAGCCTGCTGGTGTTCACGGGGGCGTCGCAGTTCGCGCTGGTCGGGGCGCTGGCTGCCGGGGGCGGTCCGTGGACCGCGGCGGCCGGTGCGTTCTTTCTTGGCGTGCGTAATGCCTTTTATGGGCTGCGGTTGTCGCAGTTGCTGAGCCTCACGCGCGCGGTGCGGCCGTTCGCGGCGCAGTGGGTGATCGACGAGACGGCGGCAGTAGCGCTGGCGCAGCCGACTCGGCGCAGTGCGCGGATCGGGTTCGTGGTGACAGGGCTCAGTCTGTACGTGCTCTGGAACCTCACCACGCTGCTCGGTGCGCTCGGGGCGGAGGCCATGGGGGACACCGATGCCTGGGGGCTGGATGCGGCCGGACCTGCCGTCTTTCTGGCGTTGCTCGCCCCGATGCTGAAGTCCGCGACCGAGCGGGCTGTCGCCGGCCTGGCTGTGGTGCTGGGACTCGGGTTGTTGCCTGTTCTGCCTGCAGGCGTGCCCGTGCTGGTTGCCGCCCTTGCGGCGCCGGTCGTGGTGTGGGCGCAGGGGCGGCGTCGGGGAGATGTGCGGGAGGGGGAGCTGTGA
- a CDS encoding AraC family transcriptional regulator, with amino-acid sequence MAGSGERARHWQYADLPGVDLLRARYVQKTFVRHTHENFVIAAIADGVEVFHCRGADQYAGAGALALVNPETPHTGRAGVPEGWQYGAVYPSPEVVAEIARETTAIRGTPGFVRPVLDDAYAVGLVHQVLRAADEGNALAADTLLRVAVTRLLRLNGGALPQREVRTAGARVAVRAREVLEGRMAGPPSLERLAVDLGTGPFALLRAFRDLYGMPPHTWLTDARVRRARRMLDAGVSPAEAAVAVGFTDQPHLNRHFSRIVGVPPGAYQRERKNVQDVAEWLS; translated from the coding sequence ATGGCAGGTTCGGGTGAGCGGGCGCGGCACTGGCAGTACGCCGACTTGCCCGGTGTTGATCTGCTGCGGGCCAGGTATGTGCAGAAGACGTTTGTGCGGCATACCCATGAGAACTTCGTGATCGCCGCCATCGCCGATGGTGTGGAGGTCTTTCACTGTCGGGGTGCTGATCAGTACGCCGGGGCCGGTGCGCTTGCGTTGGTCAATCCGGAGACGCCGCATACCGGGCGGGCCGGGGTTCCTGAGGGGTGGCAGTACGGGGCCGTCTATCCGTCGCCCGAGGTGGTCGCCGAGATCGCGAGGGAGACCACTGCTATTCGGGGGACGCCGGGGTTCGTGAGGCCGGTGCTCGATGATGCGTATGCCGTGGGGCTGGTGCATCAGGTGTTGCGGGCTGCGGATGAGGGGAATGCGCTGGCCGCCGACACGTTGCTTCGGGTGGCCGTGACCAGGCTGCTGCGATTGAACGGTGGGGCGCTGCCGCAGCGGGAGGTGCGGACGGCCGGGGCTCGGGTCGCCGTACGCGCGCGTGAGGTGCTGGAGGGGCGGATGGCTGGGCCGCCCAGTCTGGAGAGGCTGGCTGTCGATCTCGGTACCGGTCCGTTTGCCTTGCTGCGGGCGTTTCGGGATCTGTACGGGATGCCGCCGCATACGTGGCTGACCGATGCGCGCGTGCGGCGGGCCCGGCGGATGCTGGATGCGGGGGTCTCGCCGGCGGAGGCGGCCGTTGCTGTGGGGTTCACCGATCAGCCGCATCTGAATCGGCACTTCAGCCGGATCGTCGGCGTTCCGCCGGGGGCCTATCAGCGGGAGCGCAAGAACGTACAAGACGTGGCTGAGTGGCTGTCCTAG
- a CDS encoding AzlD domain-containing protein, producing the protein MNTWIAIGVTALGCYGVKLVGLLVPAGALERPLVRRLAALLPVALLAALTAQQTFGDGQALVLDARVAGVAAAAVALVLRAPFLLVVAAAVLVTAGVRAMGG; encoded by the coding sequence GTGAACACCTGGATTGCGATCGGCGTCACCGCCCTCGGCTGCTACGGCGTCAAGCTCGTCGGGCTGCTCGTGCCGGCGGGTGCTCTGGAGAGGCCTCTCGTACGGCGTCTTGCCGCCCTGTTGCCCGTCGCCCTCCTTGCTGCCCTCACGGCTCAGCAGACGTTCGGTGACGGGCAGGCGCTGGTACTGGACGCGAGGGTGGCCGGAGTCGCAGCGGCTGCTGTGGCGCTCGTCCTGCGGGCTCCGTTCCTGCTTGTCGTCGCGGCGGCCGTGCTGGTGACGGCAGGGGTGCGCGCCATGGGTGGGTGA